The genomic DNA TTTCTTGTTAACATTTTCGGAGTAATTTTACAAAAATGCCTGATAATCACAATATGAGTAAGTTACTTAGTCAACTATCTATAAACTGACTAAGATTTGATAATCTTTGATTAATACTGTTATTGTTAGGTATTCATAGAAGATATAAAACATCGTACTTTGTATTTATGATCACATAACCTGGATGTTTTGTAAGTTGTAGTAATTGTGATGTATTTGTTATATAAATTCAAATCATCGGTTTTTTCATGTATCTAAAGTAAAAGCAAAATTATGACAAGTTCTTTAGGTAACAATAGGTTATTTAACAAACTACATCCTTTATCTCTTTTAGCACAATTAAAAACTAAAAAAGTAACTGGATGTTTAAGTGTATATACTGATGTTTCTTCCTGGTCAATTTATTTAGAAGAAGGTAAATTAATTTATGCTACCTATTCAGATAAAGTCTTTGAACGTCTAGAAAGCCATTTACACCGATTAAATCAGGAAATTCCTGCTTTTAACGATACAACCTATGAGCAGATGGGGTTGATATTGGGGGATAAAGATCATAGTCAACTGATACCTAATGCTGATTATCATGCTGTTTGCTGGCTTGTGAATCAAGAATATATTACCCCTACACAAGCAGGAACTTTGATAGAAGAAATAGTCAAAGAGGTTCTAGAATCGTTTATTTCTTTAAAAGCTGGTAACTATAAATTAAATGCTGATTATGGCTTAAATGAATTACAAAAGTTTTGTTATTTAGATTTGCAATTAATTGTAGAACAATGTCAGAAACGGTTAGTTGAACGTCGAAATATTCCGGTGCAAAAAATATTAACCAGCACAGTTACAAATCAGAAAAAATCTCCACAAAAAGTAGACGATAGCACATTAAAGCAAAAATATACTGAAGACAATTCAAGTCAGGATTTATTGAGATTTCAAAAAACATCATATACAATTGCCTGTATTGATGATAGTCAAGCTGTTCTCAATTCTATTCAACATTTTTTAGATGAAAAGATATTCTCAGTCGTCACAATTAACGATCCTATCAAAGCCTTAATGCAAATTATCAGAAGTAAACCAGACTTAATTTTGTTAGATGTGGAAATGCCCAACTTAGATGGCTATGAGTTATGTTCTTTATTACGTAAACATTCAGGTTTTAAAAATATACCTATTATTATGGTGACAAGTAGAAAAGGATTTGTAGATAAAGCAAAGGCAAAAATTGTGAGGTCATCTGGTTATTTAACTAAACCCTTTACCAGAACAGATTTACTAAAGATGGTATCCAAACACATTGGTTAAATTCTAAAATTTTAAATCCTATCCATTTTAAATTTAATAAATTGCTGTTTCAAAATCTTGCATTTAAACCATGACTAGTTCTCAATTGAAATTTAATTCTCAAGTCAGCAACAATGTTTCAGAACATAGCTATCTTCAGTTTCAAATCAATCAACAAACTACTGCTGTATTATCAATTACTCATATCCAAGAAGCAATTATTGTACCGATTGGATCTGTCACATCCATGCCTAATATGCCACCTTATGTATTAGGATTAATGAATTGGCGTAGTCGGATTATTTGGGTAATCAATATGCCCAAATTATTCAATTTAGAAGGATTAGAATATCATCATAGACACTACAATATTATCGTGATTAAAGTAGAGTCCAATCTATTAGGTTTAGTAGTACAAGAAATTAAAGGTACAACTAAATTAATGACAGATGACATTCATTCTCCTATCGGACAAGTAGCAGCTAGTTTAGTACCTTATTTATCTGGATGTGTAGAACAAAAAGAAGAAACATTATTGGTGTTAGATGCAAGCAATATTGTTAATTATGCTCATTCTGTGAATGATTAAGTAACAAATTAAATAGCAAACAAATTTTAATAGCAGTTAAGTTTTAGAGGTGTTTATTTATGTCAAATAAAAACGATACTACCTATCAAAATCAGGATAACAATAAAACATTTATCCAAAAATCATCATCAGTTAGTGATCAGCAGCAAGAAGTAGTTAAAGATAAAGAGTCTCAGGATCAAAAAGATAAGAACTATTTGCAGAAGAATTTAATTAAACATTTCCGACAACTAAAATTTCACACCAAAGGAATATTAGTTTCTGTAGCTATCGGGACAGTGCCGATATTAGGACTGGGAATGATTAGTTATCATTTTGGTAGTAAATTGATTAGTAACCAGGTGATCAAAACCCAAGAAAGTCAAGCTGTTAGCTTAGGTGATGTTATTAAAAGATTTATGTTAGCCAGATATGGTGACATTCAAATTCTTGCCAAACTACCATTTTTAACTAATCCTCAAGTTGCTCAAAGTACAACACTGGCAGAAAAAACCGCACTACTAAATCAGTTTGTTAAAACTTACAAAGGCTATGATCACGTAGCAGTATTTAATTTGAATGGTAATATTATTTTGCAGTCACAAGGAGGAATTAGTAATCAAGAAAAAAATCTCAAGTATTTTCAAGAAGTTTTACAAAAAAATGCTCCAGTAATTAGTCAACCAGAAGTATTAAACAATAATGCTGTAGTGATTTATGTAGCTGCACCTGTGAAAGAAGTGGTTACAGGAAAAACTGTTGCTATCGTTAGAACTCGTGTATCTATGCAAATGCTCATGGAGTATATCAACAGTTCCGTAGACGATAGAAATGACTATTATTTAGTTGATCCTCAAGGTAAGTTTTTTCTCAGTCCACAGCAGAATTTACTAGCTCAAGCAGCTACAGTAATATATCCTGGTTTAGCTAATTTGGTAAATCAGAAAGATGTTAATAAGTTAAAAAAAGTTGAAACAATTTATCAAAGTCCACAGTTAGTGACTTATTTATCGTTACAGAAATTGGCAGATTTACCAGATTTAAACTGGAAATTGATTTTAGCGAAAGATAGGGTGACAGCTTTTCAACCACAGAAACAATTTTTAAAGCTAGTTGCTAATGTGTCAGCTTCACTAGCATTATTAATGACATTGCTTGTAGTTTGGTTAAGCAAAAGTATCACCAAGGAAAATACATTAGCTACGACTCAAGTAGAACCTTTGCAAGCAGGAGAAATCAAAGATACTGGCGAATATCAAAAAGAGGATATTCAAGTTAATCAAATATCTAAAATTGAGCAACAATGGCAAGAAAAAGATAATTTACATTCACAGATTTTAGATTTAATTAACCAGATAGAACAAGCTACTCATGGTGATTTAACAGTACAAGTAGAGGTGAGAGATGGAGAAATTGGTAATGTTGCCAAGTTGTTTAATTCTATTTTAGAAAGACTGCGATATATTGTGAGTCAAATTAAGGATAATACTAGAGAAATCAATAGAGGCATTGACAATAAAAAAGATGCAATTAATGATGTAAAAGCGGCTGGAGATGCACAAATTGATAAAATTAATAATACCTTAGCTACTGTCACAAAGATGACTAACTTGCTGGCAAATTTAGCCAAAGAAGCTGAAACAATTACTACTGTAACCAATCAATTCCACTATACCACTAATCAAAGTGGAGAAGCTATGGATTTGACGGTAGAAAATATTTTATCTTGGCAACAAACGGTAGATAATACAGCTAATAAAATTAAACAGTTGGGAGAATATTCTCAACAAATATCTCGCGTTGTTTCTTTGATTAATCAGATTGCGATTCAGACCAATCTATTAGCAATAAATGCAGGAATTGAAGCTGCACGTGCAGGAGAAGAAGGTCAAGGTTTTGCTGTGGTTGCTGAAGAAGTAGGGGAGTTAGCAGCACGAAGTACAGCAGCAGTTCAGGAACTGGAACAAATCGTTGAAAAAATGAAAGGAGACACAACAGAAGTTGTACAAGCGATGGAAATAGGTGCAAATCATTTAGTTGAGGGGAAACAGGTTATTGTTAATGCCAAGCAGAGTTTGCATGAAGTTGTGGATATATCTGCAAAAATAGAGACTTTTGTTAATTCGATTTCTACTACTTCTATATCTCAAGTGGAAACATCACATTTAATTAATCAATTGTTAGCAGAAATTGCGACTATTTCTCAAAATAATAGGGATTATTATCAGCAAATTTCTGATTGTTTACAAAACACTGCGGATATTTCCCAGCAGTTAGAAAGTAAAGTTGCCAACTGGAATGTCAATTAATAAATTAGTTTTTGAGTTGATTTTTTAAATGTTCAACACTTAATAAATAGATAAGGGATGATAATTTATGACTAGTGATAAAGAGTTAGAAATTCAGATGCAGTTTCTGGAGGAATCAACTGATTATTTGAATACCCTGGAAAGTATATTATTAGAAATTGATCCTAGTCAGCATCTGGATTTAGATAAGATTAATGCTGCTATGCGAGCCGCACATTCTATTAAGGGTGGTGCAGCGATGATGGGCTTTAAGGTTTTAAGTAATTTAGCTCATCGGTTAGAGGATTATTTTAAGGTTATTAAAACTCGCAAAAATTCTCTAAAAATTGATACGCATTTACAGAGTTTATTATTATCTGGAGTTGATTGGTTAAGACAAATTGTAGATTTATTGGCAGAAAGAAAATCTCTTGATGAAAAGTGGTTACAAACTTTTTGTTATCCTATTTTTGAGGAACTGCATCAGCATTTAGGTGATCCTTCTCCAGAGGATATTACAACAATGCTATCACCGGAAGATGGACAAGATATTATTCCTTTACTGTTTGAAACGGAGGTGGAGGAATGTTTACAACATTTAGAATCTTTGTTAACCAATAGTTCTACAACTGAGTTAAAAACAGCATTAGGAGTGATGGCTGGAGAGTTGGCTGGGTTGGGAGAAATGTTACAATTACCTAGTTTTATCCAACTTTGTGATTCAGTCACTCAATGTTTAGAAACACAACCAGAACGCTGTGTAGAAATTACTCAATTAGCATTAGCAGCTTGGAGGCGATCGCAAGCTTTAGTATTAACAAATCAAAGAAATAGATTACCAACAGAAATAGAATTAGGAGAAACTGTTGTTCATCAAAATCCTGCACAAGTTAATACTCAAATTACAGTAGAAACTCAGGAAAATAACTTGATAGCGGATGAGTTAATTCCTGATTTAGAATCTTTAGAAATAGAATTACCACCAGAAATTAATGCGGTAGAATTTCCTGATCCTAATATTGCTTTTACGCCGGAAATCACTACCCTTGATTATCAACACATTGAGCGAAAAATTGATGTTTCTAATATTTCTAAAGATAAGGATATTCATGAGAATACAGTCCGAGTTCCTAGTAAACAATTAGAAGAAATTAATGATTTATTTGGAGAGATTATTATTCAACGGAATGGTTTAAATTCCCAATTAGAAAAATTAAGAAAACTGGTTTTGGGACTGAGTCAAAGAGTACAAACCCTAAATCAAGAAAATCAAGAAGTTAGATCAGGTTATGAAAAAATTATCAATCAAATCATGTCTTCTGAGTTATTCACATCAGCAGGGCAAAAACAAGTATCTGAAGTAAATAATTTAGAAATAGATTTAGAACGTTATCAAAAATTAAATCTGCTATCTCAAGATGTGATGGAAACTATTGTGCAGGTAGCAGAAGTAGTTAGTGATATTCAAATTAGTGTTGATGACACCGATCAAATTGCCAGGAACTTTAATAAAACCTCTAAACAAGTACAGAGGAAACTAACACAAGTAAGAATGCGTCCTTTATCTGATTTAGTAGAGCGTTTCCCTAGAGCAATTCGTGACTTAAATGTTGAGTATGGTAAAAATGTACAGTTAAAAATAGAAGGTGGAAAAACATTAATTGAACGCAGTATTTTAGAGGCTTTGAATGAGCCATTAATGCACTTATTAAGGAATGCTTTCGATCATGGTATTGAAGATCCAGCAACTCGTCGTAAATTAGGAAAATCGGAACAAGGATTGATAGAAATTAAAGGATTTCATCGCAGCGATCGCACAATAGTGACTATCAGTGATGATGGCAAAGGAATTTCCTTAGAAAAAATTCGTCACCGCGCCGTTAGCATGGGTTTAGACACCGCATTAATAGCCGCTGCTAGTGAAGAAGAATTATTATCATTAATATTTGAGCCAGGTTTTACCACCTCTGAACGAGTGACAGCCTTATCTGGTCGGGGTGTGGGTATGGATGTAGTTCGCAATAATCTACAATTAGTCAGAGGTGACGTTAAGGTTGATACACAATCAGGAATTGGGACAACTTTTATTTTATCAGTGCCATTTACATTGTCTGTAGCGCGAGTTTTATTAATAGAAAGTGACATAGGTAGCGGTTTACATAATCGCATGGTTTTGGCATTTCCTACAGATGTAGTTTTGGAAATATTTTTATTAGCAGATGATCAAGTTTTCTCAATGGATGGAGGAGAATTTATTAAATGGAAAGATACAATGTTACCTTTAATGCGCTTGGGTAATTATTTTGAATTTAACTCTTCTCACTATAATCATTTAGAAATAGAAAGTACCACAAAAATTAATGCTAGTAGTGTGTTAATCATTAAAAATGATCATCAACAAATAGCTGTACAAATAGATCGTTGTTGGGGTGAACAAGAAGTTGCTATTCGTCAAGTAGAAGGAAATATACCTTTACCTGATGGTTTTAGCAACTGTACAATGTTGGGTGATGGTAGAGTAGTACCTTTAGTAAATACTAATGAATTAGTATCTTGGGCAACAAATAATCAACGTCCTCATAAAACAAATAAATTACCAAAAACTAAATTAAAAACGGCTTTTCTGAAACCACAAAAAGCTAGACCTGTGACAAGACGAAATCATAAAAAAGGGATAATTTTAATTGTTGATGACTCCATAAATGTGCGGCGTTATTTAGCTTTAACTTTGGAAAAAGGAGGTTATCAAGTAGAACAGGCTAAAGATGGTCAAGATGCTTGGGAAAAACTAGAAAGTGGTTTGCAGGTACAAGCTGTGATTTGTGACATTGAAATGCCAAGATTAGATGGTTATAGCTTTTTAGAAAGAGTAAAATCTCACACTGATTTAAAAAGTATTCCTGTGGCTATGTTGACCTCTCGTAGTAGTAATAAACATCGGCAACTAGCAATGCAATTAGGAGCTAGAGCTTATTTTTCTAAACCTTATAATGAACAAGATTTATTAAGAACCTTGGAAGAGATAATTTTTCAAATTTCCGAGACACAAGCTAATAATAATTGAATGAATAAACTGGGAATTGAGATAGCTTATTTGGTTTATTCATGATACGAGTTTATAAGTGAACGTTGTTTAAGCTACAATATCAAAACACTGATAATATAGACCGAAAAATGAAAGAGATAAACTCTATTATTAAAACATTTTTAGACAATCAGCACAACAACAAAAAATTATTTTTAGCAACTGTTGTCAATGTTCAAGGTTCTACTTACCGTCAACCTGGTGCGCGGATGCTGATGACAACATCAGGTGAGATAGTAGGAACTATCAGCGGTGGTTGTTTAGAAAATGATGTAATTGAGCATACCCGCTTAATGACAGATAAAAAAGCAAAAGTAATTACCTATGACACCAATGCAGAAGAAGATATTATTTGGGGTTTTGGGTTGGGTTGTAATGGTGTTGTAGATATTTTAATTGAGTCCTTAGAAAAGGAGAATTCAGTTAATCCTTTAAAGTTTATTCATCAATGTTTATCCGCACAAAAATCAGGAATTATTGCTACTATTTTTAGTGTTACTGGTAATATTGATGTGCAATTGGGAGCGTGTTTAACACTCAATTCAGATGATTTTGTAAATAGTAATATTCCTGAATCTAGTTTACAACAAGCATTAATTAAAGATAGCAAAGCAGCTTTAGAAAATCAACATTCAAGTTTTCATAAATATCAACTTCCTTTAGGGGAAGTTAACGTTTTTATTGAATTTATTCAACCACCACCAAACTTAATGATTTTTGGTGCTGGCCGTGATGCTGTTCCAGTTATGAACTTTGCCAAAGCATTAGGATGGAAAGTTACTATTTTTGATTGTCGCGCTTTAGAAGTAACTCAAGAACGTTTTATCAGTGCGGATAAAGTCATTCTCACCCGTCGAGAGATTTTACATCAACAGGTATCTGTCAATGAAAATTCTATTGCTGTGGTAATGACTCATAATTATTTTGATGATTTAGCAGTTCTCAAACTTTTGATCCCATCTCATATTAAATATTTGGGTTGTTTAGGTTCTAAAAAGCGTACCGCTAGATTACTAACTGATTTACAGTCAGATGTGGGAGAATTGACATCCAAGCAATTAGAAAAATTCTATGCTCCCGTCGGTTTAGATATTGGTGCAGATACACCGGAAACAATAGCTTTATCTATAGTTGCGGAAATTCAAGCTGTACTTAAAAATCGGGATGGTGGGTTTTTAAAAAATCGCACAAAACCAATTAATCAAAGAAATGAAATCCAGGAGGTAAAAATTAAATAAAAGTAATTGTAGGGTGAGTTAGCGATAGCGTAACGCACCAAATCTTGAATATCTAATGATTGTAAATATGAATAAATCCAATGTTGGGATAATTATTTTAGCCGCTGGTGCATCAACTCGCATGGGTTCACCAAAACAACTGTTATATTATCAAGGAGAAAATTTAGTTAACAGAACAATAAAAAATGTAATTGCGTCTGTATGTAATCCAGTCATATTAGTATTAGGAGCAAATGCCGAAAATATCCGTAATCACATTCATGAAACTGCAATTAAAATCCTAGAAAATCCAGATTGGCAATTAGGAATGAGTTCCTCAATTAAATATGGAATCACGGAAATAACAGAAAATTATCCTGATTTAGAAGCGGTAGTAATTACTGTTTGTGATCAACCATTTCTGACAGTAGAAATTATTAATAATTTAGTCACATCTTACCATTCAACCAATAAACCTATCATTGCTTGTAAATATGCAGATACATTAGGAGTACCTGTTTTATTTAACAAAAATTACTTTTTAAAATTAGCCAATTTAACTCAAGATATGGGAGCAAGAAAAATTATTAAAACCTATACAGAAGATGTTTTGAGTATTCCTTTCCCTTTAGGTGCAATTGATATTGATACACCACAAGATTATCAACAACTTCAAGAAAAGTAAATAAATTTTTAACGACAATTTTAGTTAGGGTTTAGCATTACTAAACCCCTATTCAAATATTTTAATCAGTTAGGAAATATGCAAAACAGCTTTACCTGGAAAACGTCTATCTAGCAATTGTTGAGCAACATCAGCAATTTCTGTCCAAGGTGCTTCGATATCAATGTGAGGACGTAACTGACCAGATTCTACCAACTCAACTAACCATTTTAACCCCACAGATGCTGGTTCTTGTTTGAGTTCATGAAAAACAATTAAACCGTAAATACTCGCACCTCCCAAGGCATAAAGATTACCTGCATTAAATGTCACCTCTCGTCCGGCTGTAGTTCCAAACACCACAGCTTTACCATTTGTACTTAGTAAACCTATAGCTGTTCCCAACACAGAACCGCCTACAGAGTCCACAATTAAATGATATGGCCCATATTCTTTCGCTGGTGCAATATCTTCACCGATAACGATATGATGCGCTCCTGCTTCTTTAACCACCGCTTCATACTTAGAATTACGCAGGTGTGCTGTTACCTTTGCGCCGCTTAACCGGGCTAATTGAATAGCGAAGTTACCAACACCACCGGATGCCCCAGTAATTAACACAGGTTTGTTGAGAAGAAAACCGCCTTTTTTCAAGACATGATATGCTGTTAAACCCGCTACGGGGAGTGTGGCAGCTTGAGCAAATGATACAAAGTGGGGAAGTTCTGCTAAGGAGTGGGTAGGTACTGCAACCAATTCACCCCAAGCGCCGGAGGGAAGAAAACCCACTACCCGCGTTCCTGGTGCTGGCCCTGAACCATCGGCGGCGGGAGTTTCCACAGTACCGGCTAAGTCCCAACCAGGCCGCCAACCAGCTTGGGCATTTGCAGCGCGTCTGATTTCGCCACGATTGAGTGATATTGATGCAACTTTGATTATAGCTTCGTTTGCGGCTGGGGTAGGTGCTGCAACTTCGCTTAAAGCCAAGCGTCCTGGTACATTGGGGTCAACTACAATAGCGCGAATTTTGTTGTTCATGTTTTTTATGTCCTGGTTTGATAGACTTTTGGAGGATGTAAAACCTGGCAAAATTGTCTGTGCTTATGAATTTTTTTGTGAGAATTGTAATTATTTTACATTGCAATCCTATCTGAGAATATAATTATTGTTTTTCATCTTAATTAAGATATGATAGAAAAGTTAATGCTCAGGCATATTTAGAAACTGAAAAACTTCAATAATTGCTGATAGCAAGTCAATCCAAATGTTAAAGGATACGGCCATGAAAGTTAAAGTCAAAAATCTTGGTGCTTTAAAACAAGCCGAATTTACACTTGGTGATTTGACAATTATTTGTGGTTATAACAATACTGGTAAAACCTATGCTACTTATGCTTTATTTGGCTTTTTATATAGGTGGCGTAAAGTGTTTCCAATTACTATTAATCATGACAAAATTACAGAATTACTTACAGACGGCGTAACTCTTATTGACATTCAAGAATATGCTCAACAAGTTGATCAAATTGTAGCTAAAGGCTGTGAAGTATATAGTCGAGAATTATCTGAAATTTTTGCTGCATCCTCTAATCGGTTTAAAAATACAGAATTTGAGTTTAAGTTAGAAACAAAAAATATTAACTTATTAGATCAATATGATATCACTATTAACTTTGGAGAATCTTCACTTTTTTCTATCGCCAAAAGTAAAGGCAGCACAGAATTAGTAATTACTTTAGTAGGGAATAAAGAAAAAGTCAAAATACCTGATTTTATCATTGAAAAGTATATTAGTGATGCGTTAAAAAATATTATTTTTAAAAACAAACTACCTCGTCCTTTTATCGCTAGTAGTGAAAGAACCGGGGCGGCAATTTTTCGTAAAGATTTAAATTTTGATCGGAATCGTTTATTGGAAGAAATTGGTTCTGCTGGAGACAACATTGATAGGACAGAACTTTTACTTAAAGATTATGGAGATTATGCACTTCCTATTAAAACCAATGTAGATTTTATCCGCAGACTAGAAACTATTGTTAAAAAAAACAGTTTTATCTATGAAAGTCACCCTGATATCTTAGAACATTTTGCTGATATTATCGGTGGTGAATATAGTGTGACTCGCAATGATGAACTTTATTATTTACCTGCTGGAAAAAGAGTTAAACTTTCTATGGATGAAAGTTCTAGTGCTGTCCGTTCTCTCTTAGATATTGGTTTTTATTTGAGACACGAAGCTCAACCAGGTGATTTACTGATGATAGATGAACCAGAATTAAACCTTCATCCTGAAAACCAACGTCGTGTAGCTCGGTTATTTGCTCGACTTGTGAATGTAGGTGTTAAAGTATTTATTACAACTCACAGTGATTATATTATTAAAGAACTGAATACTTTGATCATGCTCAATCATGATAAACCCCATCTCACAGAAATTGCCAAAACAGAAGGTTATAGCTCAGAAGAATTGATATCTGCTGAAAAAATTAAAGTCTATATTGCTGAAGAGGCATTGGTAAAATTAGATGGTAGGGCTAAAAAAACTAAATGTCAAACTTTAATCCCAGCACAAATAAGTTCCGAATTAGGTATTGAAGCTCGTAGTTTTGATCAAACCATTGAAACTATGAACCGTATTCAAGAAGCAATTGTCTGGGGTGAATAGTAATGTCTGATATTGCTATCTTGAAAGAGATGATAAAAAATACTGCAACTGTACCATTAAAAGATGAGAATGGTAAAAAAATAGTGACTCTTGAAGAACCTGATCTACCTAACTGTTTTGTAACAATTCGTGGTATACCAGATGAAGATCAATTTATTGTGATTAAAGCAGATCAATTTCCTGCACCAAATACTATTTTTAATGGTTCAAAGGGTGAGTGTAAGCGGGCTGATTTTATCATTGTTGCTGATACTGACAGGAAAAAAGTTATTCTCTGTATAGAGATGAAAGCAAAGAGAAAAACTGCCAAAGAATGGGAAATTATTCAGCAGCTTAAAGGTGCAAAGTGTTGTGTTGAATATTTTCAGAAAGTAGGTAAAGAGTTTTGGGGACATTCCCATTTTCTTGATAGTTATGTTTATCGGTTTGTAACTATTAGAAATATTAATATTGATAAAAGAACAACGCAAGAAAAAACCACAGATAATCATGATATTCCAGAAAAAATGTTAAAATTATCTGCTCCTAAGTCTAACTATATATTATTTAATCGTTTAATAGGAGTGAGGAAATAAACATTTTAAACATTTTCACCACAAGCTAGTATTAATAACTCAATTTATGATATTAAATAAACAATTAACAACCATAACCATATAAATCCTATGACTAACCTGATTGAATACGAAGACGCTAACCCAGAAGTACGTGCAGTTTACGACGATATCCGCGCTACTAGACAAACTGAATATATCAACAATTTCTGGAAAGCATTAGCTAATCATCCCCCAACATTAAAACGAACTTGGGAAAATCTCAAGGAAATTATGGCAGGTGAAGGTGAAATTGATCCATTAACGCGAGAATTAATTTACATTGCGGTGAGTGTAACTAATAACTGTGAATATTGCATTGCTTCCCACAGTACCGCAGCTAAAAATAAAGGCATGACTGATACAATGTTTGGGGAATTAATGGCGATTACTGGTGCTGCTAATATGACAAATAGGTTGGCTAATGGTTATCAAATTCCTGTGGATGAAATATTTAAACAGCAGTAAGTTAAGTTCAAATAATTTTATCTCCCTAATAAATTCTCAACATCTTGACAACCACCGGGAATGGTTTTTCTGCTTTTTTCTCCACACCAAGCACAGCAGTAACGACGGACTGAATCTGACATTCTTTCAGCCTTGCTAAAATCAGCGTTTTCAACCACTGCACCAGTGTGTTCTCCAGTGTCATAGTTGGGGGGATGGATGCGACTGCGGGGTGAGGCTTTTTGTAAATAACCATAAAAAAAGCGGACACCATTTAAATCAGCATTTCTAAGATTAGCATCGTATAAAATGGTGCGGGAAAGATTGACTTTGACTAAATCACAACCACTGAGGTTAGCACGGACTAGGTTCGCTTCACTTAAATCAATCCACCGTAAATCAGTTTTGGAAAGGTCTGCACCTGCTAACATTACCCCTAAGTCAATTACTCGTACTCCTTCTAACCTATCTTCGGCGTAACCACCGACACCATCAAGAATGGCTCTACCGAGACGGCGATCGCGTTTTAATGGTGTTAATAATTTGGAACGGGAAAGAAAGCGGAGAATTTTAGCTTTTCCACTCCCATCTACACTACTAAAAATAGCAGCGGTACGTCCTTCTGCGATCGCTCTTTCCTGTGGCCAGTCTTCTAATAATCCTTCTTCATCTAATACTAAATCAGATATACCTTGAAAATAAGAATCTATAGTTTGCTGTTGCGTAATAATATTTTGTTGAACCGTTAATTGATTTTGTTGAATAGTTAAATCCTTAGAAATAATGTATTGTCGCCAGGCTACATAAACTGCAACAACAGCAATAGAAATTTGCCCTAAAGCACCGAACCATTCCGCTAAAGTTCCCGAAGCATCCCAGTTAATAAACTTTCCTAAACTGAGGATAATTTCACCAACACCAGTAAATTTTAATAACCCAATAATACTGACAGATAAACCAATTAACCCTAACAATAGAATTATTTCCTGGGGAGAAAACCATTTTTTAAATTTTGCTTCTAACCA from Okeanomitos corallinicola TIOX110 includes the following:
- a CDS encoding response regulator; the encoded protein is MMTSSLGNNRLFNKLHPLSLLAQLKTKKVTGCLSVYTDVSSWSIYLEEGKLIYATYSDKVFERLESHLHRLNQEIPAFNDTTYEQMGLILGDKDHSQLIPNADYHAVCWLVNQEYITPTQAGTLIEEIVKEVLESFISLKAGNYKLNADYGLNELQKFCYLDLQLIVEQCQKRLVERRNIPVQKILTSTVTNQKKSPQKVDDSTLKQKYTEDNSSQDLLRFQKTSYTIACIDDSQAVLNSIQHFLDEKIFSVVTINDPIKALMQIIRSKPDLILLDVEMPNLDGYELCSLLRKHSGFKNIPIIMVTSRKGFVDKAKAKIVRSSGYLTKPFTRTDLLKMVSKHIG
- a CDS encoding chemotaxis protein CheW; translation: MTSSQLKFNSQVSNNVSEHSYLQFQINQQTTAVLSITHIQEAIIVPIGSVTSMPNMPPYVLGLMNWRSRIIWVINMPKLFNLEGLEYHHRHYNIIVIKVESNLLGLVVQEIKGTTKLMTDDIHSPIGQVAASLVPYLSGCVEQKEETLLVLDASNIVNYAHSVND
- a CDS encoding methyl-accepting chemotaxis protein, which translates into the protein MSNKNDTTYQNQDNNKTFIQKSSSVSDQQQEVVKDKESQDQKDKNYLQKNLIKHFRQLKFHTKGILVSVAIGTVPILGLGMISYHFGSKLISNQVIKTQESQAVSLGDVIKRFMLARYGDIQILAKLPFLTNPQVAQSTTLAEKTALLNQFVKTYKGYDHVAVFNLNGNIILQSQGGISNQEKNLKYFQEVLQKNAPVISQPEVLNNNAVVIYVAAPVKEVVTGKTVAIVRTRVSMQMLMEYINSSVDDRNDYYLVDPQGKFFLSPQQNLLAQAATVIYPGLANLVNQKDVNKLKKVETIYQSPQLVTYLSLQKLADLPDLNWKLILAKDRVTAFQPQKQFLKLVANVSASLALLMTLLVVWLSKSITKENTLATTQVEPLQAGEIKDTGEYQKEDIQVNQISKIEQQWQEKDNLHSQILDLINQIEQATHGDLTVQVEVRDGEIGNVAKLFNSILERLRYIVSQIKDNTREINRGIDNKKDAINDVKAAGDAQIDKINNTLATVTKMTNLLANLAKEAETITTVTNQFHYTTNQSGEAMDLTVENILSWQQTVDNTANKIKQLGEYSQQISRVVSLINQIAIQTNLLAINAGIEAARAGEEGQGFAVVAEEVGELAARSTAAVQELEQIVEKMKGDTTEVVQAMEIGANHLVEGKQVIVNAKQSLHEVVDISAKIETFVNSISTTSISQVETSHLINQLLAEIATISQNNRDYYQQISDCLQNTADISQQLESKVANWNVN